A genomic window from Cucumis melo cultivar AY chromosome 8, USDA_Cmelo_AY_1.0, whole genome shotgun sequence includes:
- the LOC103485242 gene encoding uncharacterized protein LOC103485242, translated as MSVSELPTKESNVLKGHEGGVLAARFNSDGNYCLSCGKDRTIRLWNPHRGIHIKTYKSHGREVRDVHVTPDNSKLCSCGGDRQVFYWDVSTGRVIRKFRGHDGEVNAVKFNEYASVVVSAGYDQSLRAWDCRSHSTEPIQIIDTFSDSVMSVCLTKSEIIGGSVDGTVRSFDMRIGREISDNLGQPVNCISMSNDANCILASCLDSTLRLLDRSSGELLQEYKGHTCKSYKLDCCLTNTDAHVTGGSEDGFVYFWDLVDASVVSKFRAHSSVVTSVSYHPKDKCMITASVDGTIRVWKT; from the exons ATGAGTGTCTCAGAATTGCCGACGAAGGAGAGTAATGTCCTGAAAGGTCATGAAGGTGGAGTTCTAGCTGCAAGGTTCAATAGCGATGGTAATTACTGCCTCAGCTGTGGCAAGGACCGCACAATTCGTCTCTGGAATCCTCACCGTGGCATTCACATTAAGACCTACAAATCACATGGCCGTGAAGTCCGCGACGTCCATGTCACCCC AGACAACTCAAAGTTATGTTCTTGCGGCGGTGATCGCCAAGTCTTCTATTGGGATGTTTCTACAGGTCGCGTCATTCGAAAATTTCGTGGCCATGATGGCGAG GTGAATGCTGTGAAATTTAATGAGTATGCTTCTGTTGTAGTATCAGCAGGCTATGATCAATCATTGCGTGCTTGGGACTGCAGATCTCATAGCACTGAGCCAATTCag ATCATCGATACATTTTCAGATAGTGTAATGTCTGTTTGCTTAACAAAGAGTGAAATTATTGGAGGAAGTGTTGATGGTACTGTTCGGTCATTTGATATGCGAATTGGCAG AGAAATATCAGACAACTTGGGGCAGCCTGTAAACTGTATCTCCATGTCCAACGATGCTAATTGCATCTTAGCTAGTTGCTTAGATTCAACTCTCCGTCTATTGGACAG GTCTTCAGGTGAGCTATTACAAGAATACAAGGGCCATACTTGTAAG TCTTACAAGCTGGATTGCTGCCTTACCAATACGGATGCACATGTAACTGGCGGATCTGAGGATGGATTTGTTTACTTTTGGGATTTAGTAGATGCATCTGTTGTCTCCAAGTTTCGAGCTCATTCCTCCGTC GTGACAAGTGTGAGTTACCATCCAAAAGATAAATGTATGATAACTGCCTCGGTTGATGGGACGATTCGGGTTTGGAAGACATAA
- the LOC103485244 gene encoding probable mediator of RNA polymerase II transcription subunit 26c has translation MVRLDLDDFRTILDTAGVDVWTFIDTAMEVASLDYGNQLKNRRDGIVERLYALTSPPSRCRNCDTDRNHDGRSNGCEIKQGSGEVKGASPSTPQFVVVEGDDDGADPYAGLFDDEQKKVLEIKEQLEIPHQPEDALVELLQNLADMDITFQALKETDIGRHVNRLRKHSSNDVRRLVKHLVRKWKEIVDEWVRLNQPGEQTATLLADGDSPQQKAPQNGYHQVPDFAYSPNPHNGGSGSDRNNSEPEPKGKSVPRRDAPPKPTQQAPTSSLTPQNRQKEQQKEANFDSQKLASARKRLQENYKEAENAKRQRTIQVMDIHEIPKPKNAFFSKNKGSGGGSQGRHW, from the exons ATGGTTCGGTTGGATTTAGATGATTTCCGAACTATATTAGATACGGCCGGCGTCGATGTTTGGACTTTCATCGATACAGCTATGGAAGTCGCTTCATTAGATTACGGTAACCAATTGAAGAATCGGAGAGATGGAATCGTTGAGAGGCTCTACGCGTTGACTTCGCCGCCGTCTCGATGTCGGAACTGTGATACGGATCGCAACCATGACGGTCGCTCTAATGGCTGTGAAATCAAACAGGGTTCAGGTGAGGTTAAGGGAGCTTCCCCTTCAACGCCGCAGTTCGTTGTAGTGGAAGGGGATGACGATGGAGCAGACCCATATGCAGGATTGTTTGATGATGAACAGAAGAAGGTTCTGGAAATAAAGGAACAGCTCGAAATTCCTCACCAG CCTGAAGATGCTTTGGTTGAACTGCTTCAAAACTTAGCAGACATGGATATAACATTCCAAGCTCTTAAG GAAACTGATATTGGAAGGCATGTGAATCGGTTGAGGAAGCATTCATCTAATGATGTTCGTAGATTGGTGAAACATCTTGTCAG AAAATGGAAGGAGATTGTTGATGAATGGGTCAGGTTGAATCAACCTGGGGAGCAAACAGCTACACTCTTAG CTGATGGCGACTCACCCCAGCAAAAAGCTCCTCAAAATGGTTATCATCAG GTTCCTGATTTTGCATACTCTCCGAATCCACACA ATGGAGGTTCTGGGTCCGATAGAAATAACTCAGAACCGGAACCGAAGGGGAAATCCGTTCCAAGAAGAGATGCCCCGCCGAAACCAACACAACAAGCTCCAACGTCGTCTTTAACTCCACAAAAT AGGCAGAAAGAACAACAGAAAGAAGCAAATTTTGATTCCCAAAAGCTTGCATCAGCTCGAAAAAGGCTTCAAGAGAATTACAAAGAAGCTGAAAATG CTAAAAGGCAAAGAACAATTCAAGTCATGGACATCCATGAGATTCCAAAGCCAAAGAATGCCTTCTTCTCAAAGAACAAAGGCAGCGGTGGTGGTTCTCAAGGCAGACACTGGTGA